A window of Psychroflexus sp. ALD_RP9 contains these coding sequences:
- a CDS encoding DUF4136 domain-containing protein, producing MLRTIKLLGFAVFIALLGACSGIKVATDYSKEANFDTYKSFAFYKPGIDEAKISDLDKKRILRAIESELLKKGFKKSSNPDLLVSIFTETRENINIHQNNFGYGWGWNPWFWGPQGMNTVTQNIEGTLFIDLIDAQKNELVWQGLGTGILDLDRGVDKKIEKINRIVAEILAKYPPEDN from the coding sequence ATGTTACGAACTATTAAATTGTTAGGTTTTGCTGTCTTTATTGCCTTATTAGGTGCTTGTAGTGGTATAAAAGTGGCTACTGATTATAGCAAAGAAGCTAACTTTGATACCTATAAAAGCTTTGCTTTTTATAAACCTGGTATAGATGAAGCTAAAATTTCTGATTTAGACAAAAAACGCATTTTACGCGCCATTGAATCTGAACTGCTTAAAAAAGGTTTCAAGAAATCTTCAAACCCTGATTTATTAGTTAGTATTTTTACTGAAACACGTGAAAATATAAACATTCATCAAAATAATTTTGGTTATGGTTGGGGTTGGAATCCTTGGTTTTGGGGACCACAAGGAATGAATACAGTTACACAAAACATTGAAGGTACACTTTTTATAGATTTAATTGATGCCCAAAAAAATGAATTAGTTTGGCAAGGTTTAGGTACTGGAATTTTAGATTTAGATCGTGGTGTTGATAAAAAAATCGAAAAAATTAATCGCATCGTAGCTGAAATATTAGCAAAATATCCACCAGAGGATAATTAA
- a CDS encoding 1-aminocyclopropane-1-carboxylate deaminase/D-cysteine desulfhydrase, which produces MDNFFTKTVISKNQFIDRINGVELYLKREDQIHPYISGNKFRKLKYNLLEAEQQKLASVLSFGGAYSNHIAALAEACKLTNLKSIGIIRGDELGQNLEKTLSENQTLKRAHSNGMQLHFVSRADYRKKELLPLVKRLLESENALLIPEGGTNQLAIMGCQEILTKADDDFDVIACSLGTSGTFSGLVEASNSKQYLIGLPALKGDFFHNEIKKYTSKSNWSLANYHFGGYAKYSPELINFINHFKRTYGISLDPIYTGKMMYGLLELVKSGHFSKNTRILAIHTGGLQSIEGFNKRLVTKKQPQLI; this is translated from the coding sequence ATCGATAATTTTTTCACAAAAACTGTAATTTCTAAAAATCAATTTATCGATCGAATTAATGGTGTTGAACTTTATCTAAAGCGTGAAGACCAAATTCATCCTTATATTTCTGGGAATAAATTTCGTAAACTAAAATATAATTTATTAGAAGCTGAACAACAAAAATTAGCTTCAGTGTTGAGTTTCGGCGGTGCTTATTCTAATCATATTGCAGCATTGGCTGAAGCTTGTAAGCTAACTAATTTGAAGTCGATCGGAATTATCAGAGGTGATGAACTTGGGCAAAATCTTGAAAAGACACTTTCTGAAAATCAAACCTTAAAACGCGCACATTCAAATGGTATGCAATTACATTTTGTGTCAAGAGCCGATTATCGAAAAAAAGAACTTTTACCTTTAGTAAAGCGACTTTTAGAGTCAGAAAATGCACTTTTAATTCCCGAAGGCGGTACAAATCAATTAGCGATTATGGGTTGTCAAGAAATATTAACAAAGGCTGATGATGATTTTGACGTCATTGCTTGTTCGTTAGGGACTTCAGGAACTTTTTCAGGCCTAGTCGAAGCCTCAAACTCAAAACAATATCTAATAGGACTTCCTGCTTTAAAAGGGGATTTTTTTCATAACGAAATTAAAAAATATACCTCCAAATCTAATTGGTCACTTGCAAATTATCATTTTGGTGGTTATGCTAAATATTCTCCCGAATTGATTAATTTTATCAATCATTTTAAACGGACATATGGTATTAGTCTAGACCCGATTTATACCGGCAAAATGATGTATGGTTTACTAGAGCTTGTTAAATCTGGGCACTTTTCTAAAAATACTCGTATTTTAGCAATTCATACTGGCGGCTTGCAGTCAATAGAAGGCTTTAACAAGCGTTTAGTAACTAAAAAACAACCACAACTTATATGA
- a CDS encoding serine O-acetyltransferase: protein MSNTERQTIIQNIETEKNKVSCLYKIKEKTESFTKTLFLTLFDKSINVEEYMNLLELEFKGLADLVCFEDDNPCRDKWTEYMQKLPKILKQLNQDAEFIYENDPAANSVEEVYLSYPGFYAIAIYRLSHELQKFGLPLVPRLMSESAHTLTGTDINPAAKIGVPFFIDHATGVVIGETSVIKDRVKIYQGVTLGALSVDKNMINKKRHPTIESDVTIYANATILGGKTIIGKNSTIGGNVWLTSSVEDNSLVTHKPQIQIKSK, encoded by the coding sequence TTGAGTAATACAGAACGACAAACAATTATCCAAAATATAGAAACTGAAAAAAATAAGGTTTCATGCTTGTATAAAATTAAAGAAAAGACCGAATCTTTTACAAAGACTTTGTTCTTAACGCTCTTCGACAAAAGTATCAATGTTGAAGAATATATGAATTTACTTGAGCTTGAATTTAAAGGTTTAGCTGATTTAGTTTGTTTTGAAGATGATAATCCATGTAGAGATAAATGGACGGAGTACATGCAGAAATTACCTAAAATTTTAAAACAATTAAATCAAGATGCCGAGTTTATTTATGAAAATGATCCCGCAGCCAACTCTGTTGAAGAAGTTTACTTATCTTATCCAGGTTTTTATGCAATTGCTATTTATAGATTAAGCCATGAACTTCAAAAATTCGGATTGCCTTTAGTGCCTCGACTAATGTCTGAATCTGCTCATACGCTTACTGGAACTGATATTAACCCAGCCGCAAAAATTGGTGTTCCTTTTTTTATAGACCATGCCACTGGTGTTGTTATAGGTGAAACATCGGTTATAAAAGACCGCGTAAAAATCTATCAAGGCGTAACACTTGGTGCACTTTCTGTTGATAAAAATATGATTAATAAGAAACGACATCCAACGATAGAAAGTGACGTTACAATTTACGCTAATGCAACTATTTTAGGTGGAAAAACTATTATTGGTAAGAATAGTACCATCGGCGGAAACGTTTGGTTAACATCATCTGTTGAAGATAATTCGTTGGTAACCCATAAGCCACAGATTCAAATAAAATCTAAGTAA
- the folK gene encoding 2-amino-4-hydroxy-6-hydroxymethyldihydropteridine diphosphokinase, with translation METNKTAYIAIGSNQGQKLQHLQDAIDMIYNEVGDVVRVSKIYKTPAWGFKGNDFLNACIEVNTRLTAEDLLRSLLEIELKLGRERFPNQYTNRTIDLDIIFYDRLKLECEHLVIPHPKLSSRKFVLQPLADLIPEFVHPDFEANISELLANTTDNSVIESVTEKLQPKFNQLEKLSFLAIEGNIGSGKTSLSQMISEDFNAKLILERFKDNAFLPKFYEDQKRYAFPLEMSFLADRHQQIADDIAQFDLFTDFVVSDYDVHKSLIFAKVTLEAEEFSLYKKIFNVMYSEIPKPDLYVYLYQSTEQLLENIKKRGRDYEQNIAPDYLEQINTGYLEFIKHQQQLNIKLIDMASIDFVNSRSDYNQLIKTINYSISHLN, from the coding sequence TTGGAAACCAACAAAACGGCTTACATTGCTATTGGTAGTAATCAAGGACAAAAATTACAGCATCTTCAAGATGCTATTGATATGATTTACAATGAAGTAGGAGATGTTGTTCGCGTTTCAAAAATTTACAAAACACCAGCTTGGGGTTTTAAAGGTAACGATTTTTTAAACGCTTGTATAGAAGTTAATACAAGACTAACTGCCGAAGATTTATTAAGATCGCTTTTAGAAATTGAATTAAAATTAGGTAGAGAACGCTTTCCAAATCAATATACCAATCGAACTATAGATTTAGACATTATTTTTTATGATAGACTAAAGTTAGAGTGTGAACATTTGGTTATTCCTCACCCTAAACTTAGCAGTCGAAAATTTGTATTACAGCCTTTGGCCGATTTGATTCCTGAATTTGTACATCCTGATTTCGAAGCTAATATTTCTGAATTATTAGCAAACACAACCGATAATTCTGTTATAGAAAGTGTTACAGAAAAACTTCAACCAAAATTTAATCAGCTAGAGAAATTAAGTTTTTTAGCCATTGAAGGTAATATAGGTTCGGGTAAAACCAGTTTATCTCAAATGATTTCAGAAGACTTTAACGCAAAACTTATCTTAGAACGATTTAAAGATAATGCTTTTTTACCAAAGTTTTATGAAGATCAGAAACGTTATGCTTTTCCATTAGAGATGTCTTTTCTTGCCGATCGCCATCAACAAATTGCAGACGATATTGCACAATTTGATTTGTTTACCGATTTCGTTGTTTCTGATTATGATGTGCACAAATCACTCATTTTTGCTAAAGTAACGCTCGAAGCGGAGGAATTCTCACTTTACAAAAAGATATTTAATGTTATGTACAGTGAAATTCCCAAACCAGATTTATACGTTTATTTGTATCAGAGTACTGAGCAGTTACTTGAAAATATTAAAAAACGTGGCCGAGATTATGAGCAAAATATAGCACCAGATTATCTGGAACAAATAAATACGGGTTATCTTGAATTTATTAAACATCAACAACAACTTAATATTAAATTAATTGATATGGCTTCTATTGATTTTGTGAACTCTAGAAGCGACTATAATCAACTGATAAAAACAATAAACTATTCAATTTCTCATCTAAATTAA
- a CDS encoding glucosaminidase domain-containing protein, with product MKKISVFILIGIFVISCGTKKKLVTKQPTTSTEVNNQVPKSQPISPKSVQEKAPKSQQEISLKNLSPVERYIYNFAGIAQEEMRLYGIPASITLAQGILESGSGNGPLTQKSNNHFGIKCNGWQGEKVYHDDDELQECFRKYKDPKYSFRDHSLFLYERSRYAFLFDFDRDDYKSWARGLKKAGYATDPAYPRKLISLIERYDLHRYDLEVLGKIDVRDLPKPIRVQPTENAYRVKAGDTLYGIAQKFNLTVEELKTINRLNSNTISIGQLLKLN from the coding sequence ATGAAAAAAATAAGTGTATTTATTTTAATAGGGATTTTTGTTATTTCATGTGGAACAAAAAAGAAGTTGGTTACAAAACAGCCAACAACTTCAACTGAAGTTAATAATCAAGTACCTAAGAGTCAACCAATTTCGCCTAAATCAGTTCAAGAAAAAGCACCAAAAAGTCAACAAGAAATTTCACTTAAAAACTTATCTCCTGTAGAACGCTATATTTATAACTTCGCAGGTATAGCTCAAGAAGAAATGCGTTTGTATGGCATTCCTGCGAGTATTACTTTAGCGCAAGGTATTTTAGAATCGGGTAGTGGTAATGGTCCATTAACTCAAAAAAGTAACAATCATTTTGGTATAAAATGCAACGGCTGGCAAGGTGAAAAAGTGTACCATGATGATGATGAACTACAGGAATGCTTCAGAAAATATAAAGATCCTAAGTACTCATTTAGAGACCATTCATTGTTTTTATACGAGCGTTCACGTTATGCATTTCTATTTGATTTTGATAGAGATGATTATAAATCATGGGCAAGAGGCTTAAAAAAAGCAGGTTATGCTACAGATCCCGCATATCCTAGAAAATTAATTAGTTTAATTGAGCGCTATGATTTACACCGTTATGATTTAGAAGTATTAGGTAAAATTGATGTTAGAGATTTACCTAAGCCAATTCGAGTTCAACCAACCGAAAATGCTTATAGAGTGAAAGCCGGTGATACTTTATATGGAATAGCCCAAAAATTTAACCTAACAGTAGAAGAACTAAAAACCATTAATCGTTTAAATTCTAATACAATTTCAATAGGACAACTTTTAAAACTTAATTAA
- a CDS encoding peptidylprolyl isomerase, whose translation MKDGLYANFKTNKGDILVQLTFEKTPGTVANFVGLAEGKLENKAKKIGEPYYDGLKFHRVIADFVIQGGDPAGNGTGGPGYNFDDEIHPDLKHDRAGVLSMANAGPGTNGSQFFITHNETPWLDGKHAVFGYVVNGQDVVNKINQGDTIETLEIKRIGDAAEAFDAVKTFKDFNEAKAEREAKAKAELENKIDELVDDSFKTTDSGLRYKVLAEGDGETLKAGTSVNIHYTGKLANGQVFDSSYQRHQPINFVLGQGQVIQGWDEGLQLLSKGAKAKFVIPPHLGYGNRDIQGVIPANSILCFEIEVV comes from the coding sequence ATGAAAGACGGTCTATACGCAAACTTTAAAACCAATAAAGGCGATATTTTAGTTCAACTAACCTTTGAAAAAACACCAGGAACAGTAGCAAATTTTGTTGGCCTTGCTGAAGGAAAACTTGAAAATAAAGCTAAAAAAATAGGTGAGCCTTACTATGATGGATTAAAATTTCACCGAGTAATTGCTGATTTTGTAATTCAAGGTGGTGATCCTGCTGGAAATGGAACAGGTGGTCCAGGCTATAATTTTGATGATGAAATTCATCCTGATTTAAAACATGATCGAGCAGGAGTTTTGTCTATGGCAAACGCTGGACCTGGCACAAATGGAAGTCAATTCTTTATCACACATAATGAAACACCTTGGCTAGATGGTAAGCATGCTGTTTTTGGCTATGTAGTTAATGGCCAAGATGTTGTAAACAAAATTAACCAAGGAGATACAATTGAAACACTTGAAATAAAGCGTATAGGAGATGCTGCTGAAGCCTTTGATGCTGTAAAAACATTTAAGGATTTTAACGAAGCCAAAGCTGAACGCGAAGCCAAAGCAAAAGCTGAATTAGAAAATAAAATAGATGAATTAGTCGACGATAGCTTTAAAACTACTGACTCCGGTTTGCGCTATAAAGTTTTAGCTGAAGGTGATGGAGAAACTTTGAAAGCAGGAACTTCTGTTAATATTCATTATACAGGTAAGTTAGCTAATGGTCAAGTATTCGACTCTTCGTATCAACGTCATCAACCTATAAATTTTGTTTTAGGTCAAGGTCAAGTTATTCAAGGCTGGGATGAGGGACTTCAGTTATTGTCTAAAGGCGCAAAAGCTAAATTTGTAATACCACCACATTTAGGTTATGGTAATCGCGATATTCAAGGTGTTATTCCTGCTAATTCAATTCTGTGTTTTGAGATTGAAGTGGTTTAA
- a CDS encoding urocanate hydratase, with product MTFKEEILEGIPNKLPQPTTLDETINHAPKRKKILSPEEEQLALRNALRYFEPQHHAELAKEFKNELKTYGRIYMYRFKPVHKIYARPIDDYPGKSIQAKAIMLMIQNNLDHAVAQHPDELITYGGNGGVFQNWAQYRLTMKYLAEMTDEQTLAMYSGHPMGLFPSSEQAPRVVVTNGMVIPNYSKPDDWEKFNALGVSQYGQMTAGSYMYIGPQGIVHGTTITVLNAFRKIKKSPKGGLFVTAGLGGMSGAQPKAGNIAGCITVCAEVNPKATKVRHEQAWVDEVISDINQLVERVKKAKEQKEVVSIAYDGNIVEVWEAFDEANLHIDLGSDQTSLHNPWAGGYYPVGLTYEEANELMANKPEKFKSYVRKSLIRQTKAINKHTEKGTYFFDYGNAFLLEASRAGAKIYRNDKGEFVTKSEIKNPNSAFAYPSYVQDIMGPMCFDYGFGPFRWVCASGKPEDLAKTDQIATEVLKQLKEEATPDIEQQMQDNITWIKGAQENKLVVGSQARILYADTQGRMKIAEAFNEAIANGEIGPVILGRDHHDVSGTDSPYRETSNIYDGSQFTADMAIQNVIGDSFRGATWVSIHNGGGVGWGEVINGGFGMILEGNESSRHKLKSMLHWDVTNGISRRSWARNKGAIDTIKRAMKSEPRLKVTLPNLVDDNLINS from the coding sequence ATTACATTTAAAGAAGAAATCTTAGAAGGCATTCCTAACAAGTTACCTCAACCTACAACTTTAGACGAAACAATTAATCATGCACCAAAACGTAAAAAAATATTATCACCCGAAGAAGAACAATTAGCATTACGTAATGCACTTCGTTATTTTGAGCCTCAACATCATGCAGAATTAGCCAAAGAGTTTAAAAACGAACTTAAAACCTATGGCAGAATTTACATGTACAGATTTAAACCTGTGCATAAAATTTACGCCAGACCAATTGACGATTATCCTGGAAAAAGTATACAAGCTAAAGCGATTATGTTGATGATTCAAAACAATCTTGATCACGCAGTAGCACAACATCCAGACGAGCTAATTACATATGGCGGTAATGGTGGTGTTTTTCAAAACTGGGCACAATATCGGTTAACTATGAAATATCTAGCTGAAATGACCGATGAACAAACCTTGGCTATGTATTCTGGACATCCAATGGGTTTATTTCCATCAAGTGAACAAGCACCTAGAGTTGTTGTTACTAATGGTATGGTAATTCCAAATTACTCAAAGCCTGATGATTGGGAAAAGTTTAATGCTTTAGGCGTTTCACAATACGGACAGATGACAGCAGGAAGTTATATGTATATTGGCCCACAAGGTATAGTTCACGGGACAACAATTACTGTTTTAAATGCCTTTAGGAAAATAAAAAAATCCCCTAAAGGCGGTTTATTTGTAACTGCTGGATTAGGCGGAATGAGTGGCGCACAACCTAAAGCTGGTAATATTGCAGGTTGTATTACCGTTTGTGCTGAAGTTAATCCTAAAGCAACGAAAGTAAGACATGAACAAGCTTGGGTTGATGAAGTTATTAGCGATATTAACCAGTTAGTTGAACGAGTTAAAAAAGCAAAAGAACAAAAGGAAGTTGTTTCAATTGCCTATGATGGCAACATTGTTGAAGTTTGGGAAGCCTTTGATGAGGCTAACTTGCACATTGATTTGGGAAGTGACCAAACATCTCTCCATAATCCATGGGCTGGCGGCTATTATCCCGTTGGATTAACTTATGAAGAAGCCAACGAGCTTATGGCAAACAAGCCTGAAAAGTTTAAATCTTATGTAAGAAAAAGCTTAATAAGACAAACTAAAGCTATTAACAAACATACTGAGAAAGGGACATATTTTTTTGATTATGGTAATGCGTTTTTACTTGAAGCATCTCGTGCAGGCGCTAAAATTTACCGTAACGATAAAGGTGAGTTTGTAACAAAAAGTGAAATTAAAAACCCTAACTCGGCCTTTGCATATCCTAGTTATGTTCAAGATATTATGGGCCCTATGTGTTTTGATTATGGTTTTGGCCCGTTTCGTTGGGTTTGTGCTTCAGGCAAACCTGAAGACTTAGCCAAAACTGACCAAATTGCAACTGAAGTCTTAAAACAACTTAAAGAAGAGGCTACTCCAGATATTGAGCAGCAAATGCAAGATAATATTACTTGGATAAAAGGTGCTCAAGAAAATAAGTTAGTTGTAGGCTCACAAGCTAGAATATTATATGCCGATACACAAGGTCGTATGAAAATTGCCGAAGCTTTTAATGAAGCTATTGCAAATGGAGAAATTGGCCCTGTGATTTTAGGTCGTGACCATCACGATGTTTCTGGGACCGACTCACCTTATCGAGAAACTTCAAATATTTATGATGGCAGCCAATTTACCGCCGACATGGCCATACAAAATGTAATTGGAGATAGTTTTAGAGGAGCGACTTGGGTAAGTATACATAACGGCGGTGGCGTTGGCTGGGGAGAAGTTATTAATGGCGGATTTGGCATGATACTTGAAGGTAATGAATCGTCTCGACACAAGTTAAAATCGATGCTCCATTGGGATGTTACAAATGGTATTTCAAGAAGAAGCTGGGCTAGAAATAAAGGTGCAATTGATACCATTAAGAGAGCTATGAAGTCTGAGCCAAGACTTAAAGTAACTTTACCTAACTTGGTTGATGATAATTTAATTAACTCTTAA
- the hemL gene encoding glutamate-1-semialdehyde 2,1-aminomutase has translation MIYKRSSQLFNKAKQYIPGGVNSPVRAFNAVGGEPIYIKKAKGAYLYDEDGNKLIDYIASWGPMILGHAHQPVVDALIDKTKLGTSFGIPTEIETKIAQLAVEMVPNIDKIRFVNSGTEACMSAVRLARGFTQKDKIIKFAGCYHGHSDSFLIQAGSGAVTFGAPNSPGVTKGTAKDTLLANYNDIDSVKSLIKANEGEIACIIIEPVPGNMGCILPQNDFLKQLRELCNNHNILLVFDEVMTGFRLAPGGVQELLGVKADIVTFGKVVGGGLPVGAFAAREEIMAHLAPEGPVYQAGTLSGNPLAMAAGLAMLTELNSKPEIFDELAQKTAYLHEGIAKVLTKHDITHQINRCGSMISVHFTDEPVVDFESAAKGNNSKFKTYFHGMLNRGIYLPPSAFESYFLNNALSYADLDHTIEALDDLAPDLK, from the coding sequence ATGATTTATAAACGAAGTAGTCAACTTTTTAATAAAGCTAAACAATATATTCCGGGTGGTGTAAATTCACCAGTTCGTGCTTTTAATGCTGTTGGTGGTGAACCCATTTATATTAAAAAAGCTAAAGGCGCTTATTTATATGATGAAGATGGTAATAAACTAATCGATTACATTGCTTCTTGGGGTCCAATGATTTTAGGCCACGCTCATCAGCCTGTTGTAGATGCACTTATTGATAAAACAAAATTAGGTACTTCTTTTGGTATTCCTACCGAAATTGAAACAAAAATTGCTCAACTGGCAGTAGAGATGGTTCCTAATATTGATAAAATTCGATTTGTCAATAGCGGAACTGAAGCTTGTATGAGTGCTGTACGCTTAGCCAGAGGTTTTACCCAAAAGGACAAAATAATAAAATTTGCGGGCTGTTATCATGGTCATAGTGATTCTTTTTTAATTCAAGCCGGAAGTGGTGCTGTAACCTTTGGTGCACCAAACTCTCCAGGTGTAACTAAAGGAACAGCTAAAGATACTTTACTTGCCAATTACAATGATATAGATAGCGTAAAATCTTTAATTAAAGCTAATGAAGGTGAAATAGCTTGTATTATAATTGAACCCGTTCCAGGGAATATGGGTTGTATTTTACCTCAAAATGATTTCTTAAAACAACTTCGTGAGTTATGTAATAACCACAATATTTTATTAGTTTTTGATGAAGTAATGACTGGCTTTAGGTTAGCACCTGGTGGTGTTCAAGAATTGTTAGGTGTTAAGGCTGATATAGTTACCTTTGGAAAAGTCGTCGGTGGTGGTTTGCCTGTCGGAGCTTTTGCAGCACGTGAAGAAATCATGGCTCATCTAGCACCAGAAGGTCCAGTATATCAAGCAGGAACTTTAAGCGGAAATCCTTTAGCAATGGCAGCAGGATTAGCTATGCTAACTGAACTCAACTCTAAACCAGAAATCTTTGACGAACTAGCTCAAAAAACAGCCTATCTCCATGAAGGCATAGCTAAAGTCTTAACCAAACATGATATTACACATCAAATTAACCGCTGTGGCTCCATGATTTCTGTTCATTTTACAGATGAACCGGTTGTTGATTTTGAATCTGCTGCTAAAGGAAATAATAGTAAGTTTAAAACCTATTTTCATGGTATGCTAAACCGTGGAATTTATTTGCCTCCTAGTGCATTTGAAAGTTATTTTTTAAACAATGCGTTATCTTATGCAGATTTAGATCATACCATTGAAGCTTTAGATGATTTAGCTCCTGATTTGAAGTAA
- a CDS encoding flavin monoamine oxidase family protein, giving the protein MKTHDVIIVGGGLSGLSLAYYLEQNAINYKLLEGRSRLGGRVFTITKNGFPFEMGATWFGEKHKRLMALVKDLKIGYKPQVNGEKALVDQRPFGSVGFINIPSSEETTYKFTKGSFSLIEALSEKIPALKIQLNCKVNSIKQQSEYIEVNSDSESFCAKQVIVCLPPNLSQSINFQPALKTSFKNTLHQTHTWMGNSVKIAIAYENDFWSNDGFTGTIFSNQQSIQELYQHYNKSGYGLVGFINQKFNNLSVINLKEKAIKQLVEYFGEAAKDYKEISILNWHNERLTTSKHNQNLIPHQTNGAKSLREPEWKNNLWFGASETAKENPGYMNGAVVRAEELAKLLLKKIKA; this is encoded by the coding sequence ATGAAAACACATGATGTTATTATAGTTGGTGGTGGCTTAAGCGGTTTGTCTCTTGCATATTACCTAGAGCAAAATGCCATAAATTATAAACTACTGGAAGGAAGAAGTAGGCTTGGTGGTCGGGTTTTCACAATTACTAAAAACGGTTTTCCTTTTGAAATGGGCGCAACTTGGTTCGGTGAAAAGCACAAACGTTTAATGGCGCTTGTTAAAGATTTAAAGATTGGATACAAACCACAAGTCAATGGTGAAAAGGCGCTCGTTGATCAGCGACCATTTGGTTCGGTTGGATTTATAAATATTCCTTCATCTGAAGAAACAACATATAAGTTTACAAAAGGTAGCTTCAGTCTTATTGAAGCTTTGTCAGAAAAAATTCCAGCTCTAAAAATTCAGTTGAATTGTAAGGTTAACTCGATTAAGCAACAATCTGAATATATTGAAGTGAATAGTGATTCAGAAAGCTTTTGTGCAAAACAAGTTATTGTTTGCTTGCCGCCAAACTTAAGTCAATCTATTAATTTTCAACCAGCTTTGAAAACAAGTTTTAAAAATACACTTCACCAAACACATACTTGGATGGGCAATTCAGTTAAAATTGCTATTGCATATGAAAATGATTTTTGGAGTAATGATGGATTTACAGGGACTATTTTCTCTAACCAGCAAAGCATTCAAGAATTGTATCAGCATTATAACAAATCTGGCTATGGTCTTGTTGGTTTTATCAATCAAAAATTCAACAACCTATCCGTAATTAATTTAAAAGAGAAAGCAATAAAACAGCTTGTGGAATATTTTGGAGAGGCTGCAAAAGACTATAAAGAAATTTCAATATTAAATTGGCATAATGAAAGGTTAACCACGTCAAAACACAACCAAAATTTAATACCTCACCAAACTAATGGTGCGAAAAGTCTACGAGAACCTGAATGGAAAAATAATCTTTGGTTTGGAGCTTCAGAAACAGCCAAGGAAAATCCAGGTTACATGAATGGTGCAGTCGTTAGAGCTGAAGAGCTCGCTAAGCTTTTATTAAAAAAAATTAAGGCTTAA
- a CDS encoding DUF5522 domain-containing protein has product MSFHNKKIPLEEGDYYITPEGYRCFTEQYHLKRGYCCKSGCRHCPYGFNKKTD; this is encoded by the coding sequence ATGAGTTTTCACAACAAAAAAATTCCATTAGAAGAAGGTGATTATTACATTACCCCAGAAGGTTATCGATGTTTTACTGAGCAATATCACCTCAAACGCGGATATTGCTGTAAAAGTGGTTGCCGTCATTGTCCTTATGGATTTAATAAAAAAACAGATTAA